The sequence TCAACGACACCGCGGGGTTCGCCGCGGGCGACAACCTGATCCGCGAACTGGGCGGGGCCCTCACCGAGCTGTCCGGCGGCCTGCGCCGGATGCGCGTCAGCCACGTCGGCGGCGACGACTTCCTGGTGGTCTGCGACGTCGACGAGATCGCCACGGTGGCGGGCGCCCTGCTGGACCGCCCCTGGTCGGCCGACGGCCTGCCGGTGACGGTGTCACTGGCCACGCTGGTCTGCGCGAGCGACGCGATCCGCTCCTACCAGGAGGTTTCGCGGCTGCTGGCGCCGTTGAAGAAGCGCGCGAAGGCGGTGCCGGGGTCGAGCTGGGTGCTCGGCCGCCCGGGCTCCGACCGCGTCGAGGTCCTGCGCGGCATCGGCACCCGCGGCCTGCAGGCCGCCGCCGGTTAACGGCCGGTCGACCCGTCGATCAGCTCGCGCAGGATGTCCAGGTGCCCGGCGTGGCGCCCGGTCTCCTCGATCAGGTGTGTCAACGTCCACCGCAGGTCGGCCACGTCGGCCTCGGCGACCCGCGCGTTCACCCGGGCCGCCGTCTCGCGGTAGGCGCCGATGACGTCCTCGACGCTCTCCCCCGGCTTCGCGCGGAAGGTCGCCGCCCACTTCGTCGTCCGCTCGCCGAGCACCCAATGGCGTTCGACGTGGGTCAGGTGCTTGACCAGCCCGAGCAGGTTCGTCCCCGACGGCACGCCCGGCGTCCGCACCGCCGGTTCCGGCACCCCTTCCACCTTCGCGATCACCGAAGCGCGCAGGTAGTCGAGGAAGCCCAGCAGCACCTCCCGCTCCCCTGGCCCCGTCTTCGGCGGCCCGGCGTCCCGCGCCATCAGGCGGCCCGCCGGACGACCAGCACGTGGTCGGTCACGGTCGCGGTCTGCCCGCCCGGTCCGGTCGCCACCCGCTGCGGCGCGTCGGCGCGCTCGGCCCGCCAGCCGCCGTCCAGCTCCAGCTCGGCGAACACCGCCTCCGGCGTGGGGAACGCGCCCTCGGTGTTCCACGACCAGGGCGCGACCGACCCGTGGTCGACGACGACCAGGCGCCCGCCGGGGCGCAGCGCGTGCGCCGCGGTGCGCAGGACCCGTGCCCGCGGCAGCTCGAACGGCGTGTGGAAGTACTGAGCGGACACCAGGTCGAACTCGCCTTCGGGGAACTCCGAAGCCAGGTCGGCGCGGACCGCGGACACCGGCAGGTCGCGCGCCTGCTCGGCGAGGCGGGCCACGGCGTTGGCCGAGATGTCGACAGCGGTGACCCGCCAGCCGCGCGCGGCCAGCCAGAGCGTGTCGCCGCCGGCGCCGCAGCCCAGGTCCAGCGCGCTGCCCGCGGGCAGGCCGGCGGCGATCTCGGCGAGCACGGGGTTGACCCGGGTGGTGCGGGGCTCGCGGTAGTGGTCGTCCCAGAAGCGGACGGCGTCCATGACTCTCCTTCGTGCCGGGGTACGGCGTTCACCGTGCCCCGAGGGCTTCGCCGGGCGCACGAAAACTTGCCGGACCGGCAAGACTGAGGCCAAGGTTCCGCGGGGGCGAGGTCCATGAGGTCTTGAATGAGTCATTCAGGACCTCCGGAGACCTGAATGAGTCATTCAAGACGGTGGACGAGCCGGTCGGCGGCGGCGGAGTGGCCTCTGCCCGCGCGACCTTGCCGGACCGGCAAGACTGGGGCCATGAGCGAGGAGATCGACACCGTCCTGGCCGCGGTCGGGCCGCGCCTGCGCGCACTACGGCGTCAGCGCGGCGGCACCCTGGCCGGCGTCTCGGCCGAGACCGGCATCTCGGAAAGCACCCTGTCCCGGCTGGAAAGCGGGCAGCGGCGGCCGAACCTGGAGCTGCTGCTGCCGCTGTCGCGCGCCTACGACGTCCCGCTCGACGACCTCGTCGGCGCCCCGCGCACCGGCGACCCGCGCGTCCACCTGCACCCGGTGCACCGGCACGGGATGACGTTCGTGCCGCTCACCCGCCGCCCCGGCGGGGTGCACGCGTACAAGATGCTGATCCCCGCGAGCGGCGAGCCCGCCGAGCCGACGCCGCAGACGCACAGCGGCCACGAGTGGCTCTACGTCCTCAACGGGACGCTGCGGCTGGTCGTCGGTGACCGCGACCTGGTCCTGCCGCCGGGCGAGGCCGCGGAGTTCGACACCACGGCGCCGCACTGGCTGGGCTCGGCCGACGGGCGCGCGGTCGAGCTGCTCATCCTGTTCGGCCTGCAGGGCGAGCGCGTCCACGTCCGGCCGCGCGACGGCGATCAGCCGTAGACGGCCCGGTAACCCGCGAAGCGCTCGTCGACCTCTTCGGGGGTCAGGCCGAAGTCCGCGAGGCTGTACCGGTGCACCGGTTTCCGTTCCCCGGTCCGGCTCCGCTCGTGCACCGCGGTCATCGCCGTGCGCGCTTCGTCCGTCAGCATCAGTCCGAAGTGG is a genomic window of Amycolatopsis lexingtonensis containing:
- a CDS encoding DinB family protein, whose protein sequence is MARDAGPPKTGPGEREVLLGFLDYLRASVIAKVEGVPEPAVRTPGVPSGTNLLGLVKHLTHVERHWVLGERTTKWAATFRAKPGESVEDVIGAYRETAARVNARVAEADVADLRWTLTHLIEETGRHAGHLDILRELIDGSTGR
- a CDS encoding class I SAM-dependent methyltransferase, whose product is MDAVRFWDDHYREPRTTRVNPVLAEIAAGLPAGSALDLGCGAGGDTLWLAARGWRVTAVDISANAVARLAEQARDLPVSAVRADLASEFPEGEFDLVSAQYFHTPFELPRARVLRTAAHALRPGGRLVVVDHGSVAPWSWNTEGAFPTPEAVFAELELDGGWRAERADAPQRVATGPGGQTATVTDHVLVVRRAA
- a CDS encoding helix-turn-helix domain-containing protein; protein product: MSEEIDTVLAAVGPRLRALRRQRGGTLAGVSAETGISESTLSRLESGQRRPNLELLLPLSRAYDVPLDDLVGAPRTGDPRVHLHPVHRHGMTFVPLTRRPGGVHAYKMLIPASGEPAEPTPQTHSGHEWLYVLNGTLRLVVGDRDLVLPPGEAAEFDTTAPHWLGSADGRAVELLILFGLQGERVHVRPRDGDQP